One region of Bacteroidota bacterium genomic DNA includes:
- a CDS encoding aconitate hydratase — protein MAFDVDMVKAVYAHLGERIAAARKLTGRPLTLTEKILYSHLSEGMPAKPFERGKSYVDFNPDRVAMQDATAQMALLQFMQAGRMKVAVPSTVHCDHLIQAKTGAVEDLNTALDKNKEVYDFLASVSNKYGIGFWKPGAGIIHQVILENYAFPGGMMIGTDSHTVNAGGLGMIAIGVGGADACDVMAGLPWELKFPKLIGVKLTGKLNGWASAKDVILKVAGVLTVKGGTDKILEYFGPGADSLSCTGKGTICNMGAEIGATTSIFCYDKKMADYLSGTGRAEIATAANAVAEHLRGDKEVYENPEKYFDEVIEINLDELEPHINGPFTPDLAWPLSKFAQAVRDNGWPATLEVGLIGSCTNSSYEDIMRAASLAKQAVDAGIKAKSEFTITPGSEQVRFTVERDGFLGTFEKMGGVVLANACGPCIGQWARHTSDPNRKNSIITSFNRNFAKRNDGNANTHAFVASPEIVTALAIAGDLTFNPMTDSLTNAKGEKIKLKAPEGLEAPANGYAVEDAGYQEPARDGSKVQVLVSPTSERLQLLDAFRPWEGTDLNGLKLLIKVKGKCTTDHISMAGPWLKFRGHLDNISNNMLIGAMNSFNEKTDSVKNQLSGEYGSVPAVQRAYKAAGIGTIVVGDENYGEGSSREHAAMEPRHLGVRAILVKSFARIHETNLKKQGMLALTFADKSDYDKIREDDSIDIVGLTSFAPGKQLSIRLNHKDGTSEQFNVNHTYNENQIEWFKAGGALNIIRSQVNA, from the coding sequence CGCATCGCAGCAGCAAGAAAATTGACAGGACGTCCTTTGACGCTGACCGAAAAAATTCTCTACTCCCATCTTTCTGAAGGGATGCCAGCCAAACCGTTTGAACGCGGTAAATCATACGTTGATTTTAACCCTGATCGTGTTGCCATGCAGGATGCAACCGCTCAAATGGCTTTGTTACAATTTATGCAAGCCGGAAGAATGAAAGTCGCTGTACCTTCCACGGTGCACTGCGATCACCTCATTCAGGCTAAAACCGGTGCCGTTGAAGATTTAAATACAGCTCTTGACAAGAATAAGGAAGTCTATGATTTTCTCGCTTCCGTTTCGAATAAATACGGAATCGGATTCTGGAAACCGGGTGCAGGAATTATACACCAGGTAATCCTCGAAAATTATGCTTTCCCGGGTGGAATGATGATCGGAACTGATTCTCACACCGTGAACGCGGGTGGGCTTGGAATGATCGCGATCGGAGTTGGTGGTGCGGATGCATGCGACGTGATGGCAGGACTTCCATGGGAATTGAAATTTCCTAAATTGATCGGAGTAAAACTCACAGGCAAATTGAACGGATGGGCTTCCGCGAAAGATGTTATTCTGAAAGTAGCCGGTGTACTCACTGTAAAAGGTGGTACCGATAAAATCCTTGAATATTTTGGTCCGGGTGCCGACAGTCTTTCCTGTACAGGAAAAGGAACTATTTGCAACATGGGTGCTGAAATCGGAGCGACTACTTCCATTTTCTGTTACGATAAAAAAATGGCTGATTATCTCAGCGGAACAGGAAGAGCTGAAATCGCAACTGCTGCAAACGCTGTGGCCGAACATCTTCGCGGGGATAAAGAAGTTTATGAAAATCCGGAAAAATATTTTGATGAAGTCATTGAAATAAATCTCGATGAACTCGAACCGCATATCAATGGTCCATTTACTCCCGATCTGGCCTGGCCGCTTTCAAAATTCGCGCAGGCAGTGAGAGACAACGGATGGCCTGCTACCCTTGAAGTTGGTCTTATTGGTTCTTGCACGAATTCATCCTACGAAGACATCATGCGTGCAGCTTCACTTGCAAAGCAGGCAGTTGACGCGGGTATCAAAGCAAAATCGGAATTCACCATTACACCGGGCTCCGAACAGGTACGATTTACTGTTGAGCGCGATGGTTTCCTCGGAACGTTTGAAAAAATGGGTGGTGTTGTACTTGCAAATGCATGTGGTCCATGCATCGGACAATGGGCACGACATACTTCTGATCCGAACAGAAAAAATTCCATCATCACTTCCTTCAACAGGAATTTTGCAAAACGTAATGATGGAAATGCGAATACACATGCCTTTGTTGCTTCCCCTGAAATTGTCACCGCACTCGCGATCGCCGGAGATCTTACTTTCAATCCGATGACCGATTCACTTACAAATGCAAAGGGAGAAAAAATAAAACTGAAAGCTCCTGAAGGTTTGGAAGCTCCTGCCAATGGTTATGCGGTTGAAGATGCCGGTTATCAGGAACCCGCACGCGACGGAAGTAAAGTTCAGGTGCTGGTCTCCCCTACTTCTGAACGTTTGCAATTACTGGACGCTTTCCGTCCATGGGAAGGAACGGACCTGAACGGATTAAAGCTTCTGATAAAAGTAAAAGGAAAGTGTACTACAGATCATATCTCCATGGCAGGACCATGGTTGAAATTCCGCGGTCACCTCGACAACATCTCCAACAATATGTTGATCGGAGCGATGAATTCCTTTAATGAAAAAACAGATTCAGTTAAAAATCAACTGTCCGGAGAGTATGGTTCGGTTCCTGCTGTTCAACGTGCGTACAAAGCAGCCGGTATCGGAACTATCGTTGTCGGAGATGAAAACTATGGCGAAGGTTCTTCACGTGAACATGCTGCCATGGAACCGCGACATCTCGGTGTACGTGCAATCCTCGTAAAATCATTTGCCCGGATTCACGAAACAAATCTAAAGAAACAAGGTATGCTCGCGCTTACCTTCGCTGACAAATCTGATTATGATAAAATCCGCGAAGACGATAGCATCGATATTGTTGGCCTCACTTCTTTCGCTCCCGGAAAACAATTAAGCATCCGTTTGAATCACAAAGACGGAACGAGTGAACAATTCAATGTGAATCACACCTACAATGAAAACCAGATCGAATGGTTCAAAGCAGGAGGAGCATTGAATATCATCCGTTCGCAGGTAAATGCATAA